cttcagtCTTTATTCTTAATTTGAACTGTGCAATTAGGGTTTGATCCATATCCTCTCCTTTATAGAATAGTTAATTATGGAGATTACAATCTAGCAACCAAGATCATGCCAAGTGCTGCGATCCTAAAGGGTAGCCTTTAAGTTGTCCTTAATGGCACTAAAGGCCAACAGTACAAAAGACATAACATGAAAACCCCTAGTGTAGAAACTTTCATTACACTTTCTCCCCCACATTACCAACATCCACAATGGACCTTGTAGGCATGGAATAAAATCACTGCCATAAACCTTAATCCATTGTATTTCAATATGGGAGTATGAAGACTGGTGACTGGacccaaaaatatttgaaatgcttttcaaataatatatttacaataataataataacaaaatatttttgtaaACACTTTACAAAACAACTACCGACAAAGGGAAAACCCTTGATGATCAGGAAAAGGTAGTGTTGGTCACTACTATGGCTCTGTTTTGCCAACATTTCGGATAGTTGGTGGATCGGGTCCTTGCATCATATTTTATTCCAAAAGGTAGAAATTGGTACAGATATGATTGAAGAACAACGGCAACAGGAAAAAAAGGCTCTGAACACTCTAATATCATATCAATAAAGGCGCGGCAACCCACGAGCATACACAAGGAAATTGAACGGAGTGGGGTTGCTACTGCGTTGAAACCGATGAATATCTTGCATAAGACAAACTCAACGGTTGGTACCCAACCGAGAACCCAGATTTTTACCGGTCATGGTCCGACAACTCTCTTACTTAATGGGTAGTGGAAACTTTATTGAGTTTCACACCCATTCACATTTATATCCTATACGCGAAGTGGCTGGTGTGTATTCAGTCTTATAGGACATCAGCCATTGGCTCACCACAAACACAGAACACAAACGTGACAgtaagagcccgtttggtaacTCTGCCAAGATGATTTTTCTTGATCTTGATTCCATTTGGGAACAGAAATGAGCCAAAAAAGCGTTTGGTAAAGTACATTGCATTTCTGTTCCCAAAGATCATATCGGTTCAATTTTTCATCCTAAGAGTGGGTTTCAGGTAACACCTCCACCCTTATTACTTCGTTTCCAAATCATCTTTTGGGTAATAAAAATCAAGAGTCATCGCCAAAAAACCCGATACTATCTCTGGGACCTCACCTCTTGGGATACAGGGCTTGAGAAAAGCTTCTGCTTTGAACTCCAACAATCATAGAGAGCTTCTCTTCTTCAAGTCGAAGGTAGTTGCGAATTTCGCCGGTTCTCAGGTTGCGGGTTCTCAAGTCGAGGGTAGCTGTGAAGGAAGTCATCCTTGTCCTCTCAGCTCGAACCTGGTCTCTGCCCATAGATCTATGCTACTAGCCAGTTTGCCTTTTCAAACAACTTCTCTGGTCACCGATTCAtgcttcttttcctccactCAGCGAAGTGTTGGTGATATTGCTATCTAAAGACTCACATCTCTCATTTGAAGAGTCAGATTGACCCTGTTTCTTGTTTGAAAACCCTCTCTGCTACAACCTGGTGAATTGTGTCCCTGGCTCCCTGCATGTTTCACTGTAATAGCTTTAATATGCTTGCTTTTTTGTTCATATTACACATCTACTAAGATAGATAAGGGTTTTTATGATATACATAGAGCAGATCCCATATgatgttttttccttttcactttttttctcaTCCACCATGATTGCTTTTGCAGTGTTAAAGTTAAGTTTTGAGCCCTTTCCAGTGTTTTTCATTCCTCACGTTTCACTTTTGTTGTTTGCCTTAATGCCCCAAAAATTtcaagttttcttcttttttgcctGACCCACAtggtttgcatttttttttatccacttTTCTCATACTGTGTTTCACTCATTTTTTCCCGAGAAAGCCATAGCATGTTCTCCCTTCCCACACAATACCCCGAATTTCCACTCTACCCTATCTCTGTTGCTTCTCTCCACTCATTCTTTCCCGCAATAAGCCTCTGTACCTCTTCTACTTCATCATTTCCTCTTCATAATTCCCTTGCTCATCTCCTGCTCTCTTCTCCCACCAGTTGTCTACAAACAAGCTTGTTGGGGATTTTGGTTGCATATGCACAAACAGTAAAGGTTCTattctatctctcttctttgtttatcTATCTTTGTGAATCTTGTGGCTCTCTATGAGCCTTGTGGCTTTGTTTATCTACCTTTCTTCTTTGCCAAACACCATTTCGTTCTAAGAATTGTCCCTAGATGGGTCCCAGAATAGGTTTACCACCCAGAAAGGGTCAAGAGATCATCTTTTAATGAAGTAACACAAATAGATGATTTTGTCAAAGAACGGCGTTCTCAGAACAGAATCattaccaaacgggctcttcTAAGTGCCTCTCAGGTATAGGAAAAGAAACTACCAAAAATTCCTGTTGCCAAACACAACTTGTGGTGAACCATTCACGAATTTCTATGGATCTGTGTTCAACACATTAATGCCCGTATTAACATTTCCATACGAATCCCCATGGGAGAAATTTACAATACAGCAACCATAGAACAGAGTGCCCAATTTTGTCCATAGTTGAGAACAAATAATGGTACTATTGGCAGTCATAAGAGAAAAATTATAACAAGCACATAATAAAATTGCAGTTAATTAatttaatctcattaaattgGGTTTGTTGGACACTTCAAATGTGTAAATATCCAACAAAACAACTGtccatcttctcttcttactGGACTTCTACATCACATATCCTCTTTATTCAATCTTAGAGCTTTCAGTGATGGCTGATTAGGATTGGATGGGCAAAATATGGGTATGGTTTGGTGGTTTGATGGGGTAAAAAAAACAGTTAGGGAAAAAGATAATGTATTGTGGAGGCTGATGAGTGTGGCATAGAGAATAGAAGACGATTATGGTTACCAAGGAATCGACCTAGGATTGTGACTTGTGAGAAGCCACTCGCTCTCACCATGAATAACTTTGCTGTTTTGAAATGTCTCAAATGTTTTTTGTCaactgtttttttgtttttgtttgtttgtataTGGTGGTAGTATTGGTTGTTGGTGGAGGGGCTTATAATAGTCCAAAATGAaccttgataaaaaaaaaaaaaaaaaaaaatcctataacAAATATATAGTCCTAACTTTTCCCCAATTGCTAAATGAAACATAACTGCTACTTAAGTATGATTTGACTAAAGATAACACAAAGTATTTGATGAACTGAAACTTTTGGACCCCAAAtacaattaaagaaaaaaaacctatgTAATAAAATTATTGCCAGGGGTTCCTATATGGGTCCCAAAGGccaaaactatgaaaaaaaacTGGTACAGCGTTtgtaaattatataattttgtcACTGCTTCTTCTTTCTGATGCAGTTCAAAAGAACAGGAAGGCCAGCCACAAATCAGGCCATTGGTTGGGTCAAAGTAGGCCAAGAATGAAACAATAGGCTTAGTTTTGAGTGCCAATGGTTTATATGGGTCATGGACTTataatttttgagttttctattatAATGGACCAATCTATAAGCTCAGATTTAGGGATTTTAGGCCTACATGGGATtaatgttagtttctaattaaaGTTGTATTCTTTGTTTTAGTAGTGTTTCTAGAAGGGTGGTAATTATGCTACAATCCAGCCATATTTTCTATTTAAGTTCTAGAAGAGTTTTTAATGTGGAAAACTTAAGTTGTAAGGGATTCTCCCTACCATTCATAGggttattatttttcttatttcattgaagtcataaataaagaggagaggaTCAATTCTTTCACCAAAGATTTGACAAAAATATTAGCCATGAGCTTGTGTGAGTTCTGTGAGAGAGACAAAACAGTGGGATTTAGAATTGCTCTACTGTGGGATGCAGATGCAGTAGGGAAACCTTGGTTGGATGCCTAGGCTGGAGTTGCTGGGACTCCTTTTCCACAGTTACGTGAGAGGCCTAACATATCCTTCTTACTTCTCCTCCTTTCAATAAAGTTTCAGATCATTGCTCTCCTTGGTGTGCAGTAGCAACACACCTGTCCTGTTTATAGTTTCTACTCTCTACACTCTCTTCTTACTTTGTTTCCTTAATTATTAATTTCATTTCgcactttctattttggtttaagtttctgttttttttagtGGCTTACTATTTTGTTTACCGTTTGATTTCTTCAAATCTGGTtcctactttctattttcttttagttgCTAAATCTGGTCTCTCTTTTGGTGACTTGCTATTTTGAGATTACTCCATGTATTCAAATCTTACAATTAgattaatataaaattttacaGAGTTCTCCTTAACAAAAAGACCATTCAACCAGAATTTCAAGGGTATCTGAGTTGTCCCTATACCTGCGTTCCAGTTGAAAGCTGATCTCCACTGTTCTTCATTGGTTTGAGATTACACTGCATTACATTGCTTCCTTGGTTTTGGATCCCTATCACTTTTGTTTTGGTTGTGCAACCATAAGTAGAAAGAAATATTTGATGGGATATAGGGTGCCAAAATTTATTAGATGGAACAATCATGAAACTTTTATCTGTAAATAAATTGTACTCTATACCAATCCTtgtgaagagaaaaagaaagagtttCCATTTGTTATCATGATGCAATTTATATCATCATTTGTTGGCATCCATTGCTTGTGTTAagtttttctccccttttttttactgttattttttttctttctgtttttcaGTTGCAGTAATATCATTCTCTGGTTCTGATCAATTCTTTGGTTTGTTGAGCAGGTGGCCAGACAAGTATCCGGTAATTTTATCTTCAATTTCCCCATTTCCTTTCTAACTTAAGATTTTAATTGCCATTTGCTTTCACGAATGATATGCCTAACATGTTCATATTTGGTGGTGGGTTCAAATACTTTAGCATAAAAGTTACagagttattcaattttttattagcATGGAAATGAGAATAATGGGTTGCTTTTTGAGTAATAGCTAGGttattttctggattttttttgctCCATAATTAATCTAAAGTGAATATCTGCCAATATAGTTTCAACCTACTAGgattttttctggttttctgtaAGAGAATATTGCTTGCTGTTTTGCTCTCTGTTCATATGGATTTCAATTCCCTAAGCTGTGGAAATTAATTGGAAATGTAGGTTTACTAGCAGTTTAGGTTTTATGTGGCCATGGTCATGCATCATGCCTAGCTCTGCCCTAAGGTGTTAGATGACACCAGCCTAGACAAGCTGATAATGTATACTACCTAGGCTTCTAGGGGGGTGCCCTAGCTGTTAGCAAACACCAAGACTTGGTTTCTGGATATGCACTTGCTTGATATTTTTGTTTAGATGGTATCTAATACATATTAACCCACAGCCAATGCCAATTGAGCTAAGGAACTTATATATGAGATGTCTCACtcattatttctatttctgcgCTGTCActtgttatttattattattattattattattattattattattattattttttgttagtTTGGAGTTGCAGACaatacattaaataactttttatATGAACTGCTAACTAAAAACTGTTCTGTTTTATCCATACACCTCTCATTCTGCTAGTTACTTATGTTGATTGTCTGCTGAACAAGTGAATTTTACGAGGAATGGCATAAACTGATTGGTTTACAGTGatttaagtttttatttatcTTGGACAGGCCATATTGGAGATGCTATTTCCCAAATACACAAGCCATCATATACGTTGTCGATTCCAGTGACACTGATAGACTAGTAATAGCCAAAGATGAATTTCATGCAATTTTGGAGGTATTGACATGGTATTGTGTTTTGGAAGTAAACCATTTTCCTTGACCACTTTGTGGTGCATCCGTGCATGGTGTTTAATTTGTAAGGACTTTCTTGTTCCCTTAAATAGGCACATGttgtttgctttattttgtCTCAGTGTGTCTACTGATGGAATCAAGAGTACTTAAGTATTTGGTAGCATGAGATTTTGAAAATGTCAAAAAAGTGGCATGGGTGGAGTGGTGGGTTTCATAGTTTTCATAGCACTAGGGTGAGCCATAGTGATGTCCTAGATGCTTAAGCGACTCCTTGGTGAGGCCAAGGTGATATAAAACATATAAGGGTAGAAATAAGAAACCATTGAAATTTATGACATATGGAGGGTAAGATCATCAGGTTTTGCATCTGGGCATCCTATTCCTGGCACATAAGACCACTAGCCGCCTAGGACCACAATGGGCACTAATGAAGACCCGGTGCAAAAGTCGGTGTTATTTTTAATAACTATGGTATATGGGCATTTTATtctttgggttttttatttataattgactGAATTATAAAGcccaaaagggggggggggctaaAGGGGTATACAAAAATAGATATTTAATTGGTATTTGGGATCCATTAGGTAAtgtttttggtttagtttagTCAATTGAAAGTCCTATTTTGGTTTGTTGTGTGGGGCCCAAGTATCTAGAAGACTTAGGCTTCAACAATTCTAACGGGTTAAATAATTAAGAGTCATTGTTAGTTAAGTTAGTCTACTTACCTAAGAGTTTTAAATTAAGGGTActtctattttcttataaaatatgTAACCATCCCGCTTGATGATGGTTAATGGAATATACAGTGAGATTTTGAAGGTACCTAAGAAAAggcttctttctctctcccttctctctccttatctATCcccctcttctcctttcttctcctcttttttctttactgTTCATGGTACCGTTCACAGTTCCAAAACAGGCACCTTGTTGCCTAAGTGTTGTCTTACTATGGGGTGGATGTTGGTCTCATCTATCGCTTGCTGAGTGATGGTGCAAGGCAGTTAAGATGGTTGACCAAACTCTGAAGTTTTTTTACTTCATCAGCTTTTCAACTGTGACAAAATTCCGTGGATTTTCGATTTTCTTTTCAACCAATTATCAATACCTTGATTGTATAATCTTGGCTGAACGTTATTGATTTTCTTAAATATTGAGAAAGATAAGGCAGCTGTTCAAATCTCACTAGAAATTAGTTTATGTTTCAAGCTCTTATTGTTATCTTCGAATTTCAATTTATGCTGCTGAGTCTTTGACAGGAGGAAGAGTTAAAAGGTGCAGTTGTCCTCATTTTTGCAAACAAGCAGGTTTCCACTAATCACCAatgctttttttgttttgttattcTTCCCCCCTTATAAAATACATACCAATGGAGCCAATTTCAAATCTGAGCTTATAATGCACAGGAGAAAGAGAAACTGATTAGAAACTGTATTACTGGGGCATGGTCCCTTGTGTTCTAGCTTCTTGTATCTATTGTCTTCTTCTGAAGAAATGTTGTCATGCAGTCTATAGAGTCTTgggttttggtttcttttatgtTCTTAGCTCCCAATGTTGTCTCCTGCTTGTTCACACAGGATCTCCCTGGTGCACTAGATGATGCTGGAGTAACTGAGGCCTTGGAGTTGCACAAGATTAAAAACCGTCAATGGGCAATTTTTAAAACTTCTGCCATAAAGGGTGAAGGCCTCTTTGAGGGCTTGGACTGGTAAATTCATTTAACTGTTACACCTACTGATTCAGGAAATTCCAGAAATATTTAGATATCTTATTGATCTTATGCATTTTAATCTGTAGAACCTGCATTTGGTCTACTCTCATTCCTATTTTGTGATAGAAGTACGTAGAGAGTACAGTTCATTCCCTTTGTATTTAATTGACTTGCTAGAGGTTCAGTTATGGGTTTCAAGTCTCCTAAGGGTTAGGGATTAGAAACCAAGAAAGAATCTAGAACTGCAGGCTAGGAACAAATGGCAAAACTGGAGAAAACCAAATAACTGGACCGAAATTGATCAGATCCGGCTCTAACTCTATTGAATGGTCTAGTAGGGATGAGTGACAACTGAcatccatggtttaaagtatcttcgatacgatacaatacccctccgatacgtatcttaatttagctgaccgatactttaatctttgatctttagcatatcttagtagCGTATCTCCAacacatatcttaaatttagcctaCTGATACGGCGACctataccgatactttaatccttggtgaCATCTCAATAAACTTTGATTCAAATCCCATGATCAGATCTTAAGTTATCATTAGATTACAAAATGGCAAGTCAACAAAGGAGTAGCCATTTAGTAACTAACAGAAAATAGCAATTAGGAATCAAGAAACAGCAAACCATACTCCAATAGAAACAATGATAAGATTTTGAAACTAAAGTgaacagaaatagaaacaagTTGCAAACAGTTAGAGAAATAGGAGAATCAGATCCAAAACAATAGCCGAGCTCATGAGTCAATGTTAGAATTCTGATCTGTAACAGCCTTTAAACGTTTTACCTAAGAAGAAAACAGTACAGTATCTGTAGATTAGTAGCAGAAACCATGGATAAGAATATGGGATCCAAGACCAGATTTAAACCAATAGAAGGTAGCTGATTAAGTAACACACAGACAACTTAGTTGTAGTTCTGATTTTcaggaagaaagaggaaagataAACAAAGTAGTAATTGGGCTGGAACTGAATCACCACCGGAGGCCTCaattggaatcaccaccaatcAACTGACCGACTGAAACACCACAACAGGGCTGGAACTGAATAACCACATTATCAAGATCTGGTGCCATCTTCATTCACTCATAAAATTGTTCTAGGCTGTGAAGCATGCTGTAAACTAATGCAGAACAGAAAATATAAAGGACTAAAAATTAGTAACTAGACCCCAATCCTGTGTACCTAGATGTTACCCATAACATCAGACCATTAAAGCTCTTTGACAATAAATAACCCAAAAGTAAAGTTCCCAAAGCTCTTATAACACCACCGGAGGCTTCaattggaatcaccaccaatcAACTGACCTACTGAAACACCACAACAGGGCTGGAACTTAATAATCACATTACCAAGTTCTGGTGCCATCTTCATTCACTTGTAA
The Macadamia integrifolia cultivar HAES 741 unplaced genomic scaffold, SCU_Mint_v3 scaffold2239, whole genome shotgun sequence genome window above contains:
- the LOC122066113 gene encoding ADP-ribosylation factor 1 (The sequence of the model RefSeq protein was modified relative to this genomic sequence to represent the inferred CDS: added 34 bases not found in genome assembly), coding for MGILFTRMFSSLFGNKEARILVLGLDNAGKTTILYRLQMGEVVSTIPTIGFNVETVQYNNIKFQVWDLGGQTSIRPYWRCYFPNTQAIIYVVDSSDTDRLVIAKDEFHAILEEEELKGAVVLIFANKQDLPGALDDAGVTEALELHKIKNRQWAIFKTSAIKGEGLFEGLDWLSNTLKSGGG